One Oryza glaberrima chromosome 11, OglaRS2, whole genome shotgun sequence genomic region harbors:
- the LOC127755224 gene encoding probable protein phosphatase 2C 75 has translation MGTCLTTAEQRAMEVPAASVKGGGGRRSDEEAPGRIAGNGAGNVACLFTRQGKKGTNQDAMVAWENYNGRSDTVFCGVFDGHGPHGHLIARKVRDILPSRLCDLIYEDCGDSPTSNSDVSTLEENLSPYADAECRSPTLAGQKEHQEFFNAMKESFRKAFKNVDKELKLQRNIDSICSGTTAVTLIKQGHDLIVGNLGDSRAVLGTRDQNDKLVAHQLTVDLKPDHPREARRIRRCNGRVFAHQDEPDVARLWLPNCNSPGLAMARAFGDFCLKDFGLISVPDVTYRQITEKDEFIVLATDGVWDVLSNQEVVDVVASCSGRFAAARSVVDLANETWRFKYPTSKTDDCAVVCLFLNKYEVTGGLSGQPGYSLRMPALSGITRPNSKRVTPDDVDDGSDSNVSGDERSLDGFTRLNTLLALPKFSDTSPTKK, from the exons ATGGGGACATGCCTTAcgacggcggagcagcgggcCATGGAGGTGCCGGCTGCGTCGgtgaagggaggagggggcagGAGGAGTGACGAGGAGGCGCCCGGCAGGATCGCGGGTAACGGCGCGGGGAATGTGGCCTGCCTGTTCACTCGGCAGGGGAAGAAGGGCACCAACCAGGATGCCATGGTCGCGTGGGAG AACTATAACGGAAGATCAGACACGGTATTTTGTGGAGTTTTTGATGGCCACGGTCCACATGGCCATCTCATTGCTAGGAAAGTAAGAGATATTCTCCCTTCGAGACTCTGTGATTTGATATATGAAGACTGTGGGGATAGTCCAACCAGCAATTCAGATGTCTCAACTCTGGAAGAGAATTTATCTCCGTATGCAGATGCAGAGTGCAGATCTCCCACATTGGCTGGACAAAAAGAACATCAAGAATTCTTCAACGCAATGAAAGAATCTTTCAGAAAGGCTTTTAAAAATGTGGATAAGGAGCTCAAATTACAACGGAACATTGATAGCATTTGCAGTGGAACTACTGCAGTTACTTTAATCAAGCAA GGTCATGATCTTATTGTTGGGAATCTAGGTGACTCTAGAGCTGTATTAGGCACCAGAGATCAGAACGATAAGTTGGTTGCTCATCAGTTGACTGTTGACCTGAAACCTGATCATCCAA GGGAGGCTAGGAGGATCAGACGGTGTAATGGGAGGGTCTTTGCTCATCAGGATGAACCAGATGTGGCTCGCCTTTGGCTTCCTAATTGCAACTCTCCTGGACTGGCAATGGCCCGAGCTTTTGGTGACTTTTGTCTAAAGGATTTTGGGTTGATCTCAGTACCTGATGTCACCTATAGGCAAATTACTGAAAAAGACGAGTTTATTGTCCTGGCGACAGATGGG GTGTGGGATGTTCTCTCCAACCAGGAAGTGGTGGATGTTGTTGCCTCATGCTCTGGTCGTTTCGCTGCAGCTCGTTCTGTTGTTGATTTAGCAAATGAGACTTGGAGGTTCAAATACCCAACCTCAAAAACTGATGATTGTGCAGTGGTCTGTCTTTTCCTGAACAAGTATGAAGTTACCGGTGGTTTATCAGGGCAACCTGGATATAGTCTAAGGATGCCTGCCCTATCAGGTATTACCCGGCCCAATAGTAAAAGGGTTACTCCTGACGACGTCGATGATGGTAGTGACTCAAACGTAAGCGGAGATGAGAGGTCCTTGGATGGTTTCACTCGATTGAACACATTGTTGGCACTACCAAAGTTTAGTGACACAAGTCCAACTAAGAAATGA